Part of the Cervus elaphus chromosome 18, mCerEla1.1, whole genome shotgun sequence genome is shown below.
AAGTTTCTGAAGGTCTGCACTGTGCAGCCTAACCCATCTGCGCAGGATCTTCATAACCAACCCAGAGTCAGGATGCAGCGCACAGATCACCACTGGCCCTGGGACCAGCTAGCATCTCCCGATAACAGGCACCTCCAGTTAGTGCTGAGAAAATCCCAGATCCATCTGGACACACCTAACATCTTGATGCCAAGAAATCTGTTTTTTCTTATGACACTGCTGACCACAAATGAAGAAAGTGTTTTCCTCCTGGCACCAAAAACATGGAGTGTTTTCCACCTGTCTGACAGCCCCTGCCTGGAGTTAGCATCCAACCCCACatgttaagggctcagtccctcaAATACCCTCACCTCACTACCAGACCTGGGCCCCCTGTCCTCCTGCCTGACCTGCTATATATTGGGGTTCCCATCACTCTCATGTCAAGATTCACTGTTGGCCAGAACAGTTTACAGAACTCAGGAAGTTACTTTATTTGCATCTACAAGTTTAACATGAAGGATACAACTCAGGAACAACCAGATAGAAGAGAGACATAgggtgggcggggggagggaATGGGGGGGgcttccaccccccacccccactccctcaAGGGCTTGGCTTTCCAAGCAGCCTGATGTGCTCAGTCAGCtagtcagttcagctgctcagtcgtgtccaactccttgtgaccccatggactgcagcacgccaggcttccctgcccatctccaactcccagagcttgctcaaactcatgtccatcgagtcagtgatgccatcaccAATCTGAAAGTGCTCCAAACCTTATTGATTAGGAGTTTTCATGGAGATTCTAGGACATCACTGgttgattaaatcactggccatTGTGATGAACCCAAGTCTCCGGTCCCCCTCCCCCattggaggtggggatggggtggtgaTGAATGTTTCCACCCTCTCACTATGGTGACCCCCTCCATCTTTACTCTGTCTATGCACCTGACAAGAGTAGCCTCCCTAGAACAAAAGAGATTCCTGAATCCAGGAATCTGAAGGTATCCTAAGATACCTTCTGGAATCATATACCTCCTCCCTAAAATGCAGAAACGTAGACCTAATACATAACTCTTATTATATCAGACCTAAGATACCTTCTGGAATCATATACCTACTCCCTAAAATGCAGAAACGCAGACCTAATACATAACTCTTATTATATCAGATTTAAAATACCTTCTGGAATAATATACCTCCTCCCTAAAATGCAGAAAGCAGCCAAATTTCCTGACAACAGAGAATCTCATTCGTGCTGACTCCATGCCTGATGCAGGAGGAATTTGTAGAAAagccaagattttaaaaaaagaagcaagaatattattcagctctataaaagaatgaaataatgacatttgcaatAACATAAATGGACCTAAAagtgatcatactaagtgaagtaagtcagaaagagaaagacaagtgtcatatgatatcacttacatgtggaattcaAGAAGATGATAcaggtgaacttatttacaaacagaaacagattcagacacagaaaacaaacttatggttaacaaatgggaaaggaagggagagggataaactgggagtttgggattgaaatATACACACTACCGCGTATAAACAGACAAACATAAGGCCTATTATACAGCCTGTGTGTGCGTACTCAGTAgatcatttgtgtctgactctttgcgaccccatggactgtagcccaccaggctgctctgtccatggaattctccaggcaagaacactagagtgggaagccattcatttctccaggggaccttcccaacccagggatcaaacccaggtctcccgcattgcgggcagattctttagcactgtgaCATCTGGGAAGCCCGTTAAAACAGGGGACcgtaataatctatatgggaaaagaacctggaAAAGCATCTATATATCAGAATCCCTTTGTTGTTATctggaactaacacaacgttgtaaatcaactgtctGTGTGCTCGCGCtgctgcgtctgactctttgcggccctttGGAcagtagcttgtcaggctcctctgtccatggaattttctaagcgTGAATGCCGCAGTGAGTTGCTTCAatagaagataaaaattaaattaaaaaataataaattgaaagcAAAGGAGAGTTTGTTTTCTCTTGGCTGATTATCCCAAGGGAAACAGAAGGAGGAAGACCCCAGAAGAAGCAGGTTCCAACCATCCATTGACTTCACACCTATGCCCCTTAACCTGAGAGTCCAGGTTAGCAACAAACATTGCTGGTCTTTTATTAGAAGGCCTGTATTTGAGGAAAGGAATGGAGCTTGCCTAATGGCTTTCTGATCTAAGGATTGTTTCATTGCTTTTCTCAATCATGGAAATCTCCAAATATATAAGaacatgttttgcttttttttaaactgcgTTTGAAATCGATCCTTATTTCTTCAGTATTCGTGTGTCACCTGCCATCACCTACACTTGTCATAAGtagcagaaaaaataagaaagtactGTGAGAGTAAGATGCTTGTATGAATTGGATAAATTTGGAACTATCATTTTGGAGAAAGTTGAGTGTGATTCCACAAGTAGAGATGCAAAATGCatggctgaggaaagaagaaagaaggaagaaaagagcaaTGGGTTCATATAGAGAAGACCCATGACATATGCAGACTATACATATACATCCCACATACAGAAGACTCCAAAAATGTCCAGAATGTTGAAGTCAAATCCAGACCCTGCCATTGGTAAGAGATGGTGATATCTCTGTAACCGAGCAGGACGCTATGAGGCCTTCCCAGAGTAAATCCCCACACACGTCTTCTGCCggccttttgtctgtagaaaaactttagtctaagaataaatttattcagagaagtgagaacatatagaaaggaaaacagtcaagcaagacaaaatgaTAATAGGTTAGCcaataaacaaagtcaaggactttGGTTCCTCCTCAAGGACTATAGCTAATACTCTGAGCCATGTCCTTTAAGCTCTTCTGCAGAGGCTGAGACCCCCAGCAGGTGAGAGAGTTAACTGTGTGCTGCTCAGAAGCACATGGAACCTGGACCAGAGGGAGCCAGAAGGCTGACAACGCGACCCCTAACCACCTCACCACTAGCCCACCAGCCCACCAGAAGAACGTCCACACGTGGGTCATGCCCTGTGCTTGAACACTATGCAACTCCTCACCACCCCGTCCAGGGCAGGACATGTAATTTTAAGGGCATTAACCTCCCATGGCCCCCTCTGCCTGGCaaaacaataaagctattcttttctgcttcacccaaaactctgtctccgcATTTCTATTCAGCATGGTTGAACAGAGAACAAGTTTCAGCGACATCCCCAGGCATTAGAGAACAGCCAAGTCACATGAGGAGTGTTAAAATGGAAGAATATTTTATTGGGAAAGACACAGAGAGGCCTTACTTGGTAACTGTCTTCAAATGTTACCCTCACTCTGACATGAAGAGTCTTTGTGCCTCAAAGAGCAAGGGACACAGAGGGAGAGTTATTTTCAACGTGAAAAGTCAACTTAGCAGCAATTTCTTATCAGCAATTTCTCACAGGGCAGTAAATTCTCCACCTCGGTGGGTGCTGGCTGGAGACAGGAAAATCAACAGCTGAGAAAAGGTGGGGGAAACACCTCCAAGAGACTGAAAACTACAGTACATGGCCTTTAATCTCTCTTCTGTGTCTGAGATTCCAACAGTCTATGAAAATAAGAGAATCTAGCTAAATTACAAAGTAGAAACACCACCAACAGCATGGGTTATCTTTTCTGTGAGCAGCTCTAAGCTGTGCAACCCATGTCCAGCAAAGACTTGCCCATACACGCCTAGCACTTGGGCACTGTGCTCTGGGGGTCAGCTCTGGCCTCGATGCCCTTCAGAGGTCAGCTCCATTTACCCCCCACAGTCCTTGGAGGTAGATCATGAGTACTGGAGCCAGGATCTGAACTCTGCCTCCATCACTTAGCACCAGCCCCTCTGGCATAGGAATACCGTGTGTTAGCTTCCTGGGGCTgcttaaaagagaagaaattgaCTCTCTCGgagttctggaggccaggatCCAGAGGTGAAGAGGTCAGCCAGGCCACGCTCCCTCCAAAGCCTCCGGGGAGGATCCTTCCTTGTCcgtcccagcccctggcagtccAGGTGTTCTCTGGCTTGCAGCTTCACACCTCCTACTTCTGCCCCATCTTCAGGTGGTTGtcgtctctctgtctctcttcttctctATAGAAGCATCGGTTACACTGGATCTCAATCCTGTATGACCTCAGGTTAActcaattacatctgcaaagaccttatttccaaataaggtgacATTCACAGATACTGGATGtatgttttttttgggggggggggatacAATTCAACTCACAACATATGGTATTAAACTGGAAGTGCCAGAGGTATGGACTCATGTTGGCAGCAGATtcaggaggaaaacaatagaagtgGGTCATTCCTTTCCTGCTCTGTCCACTCATTTCAGGGGCGGCCCATCTCCCTACTCCCCAGCTCCATTCATGATGCTGATGCCAGGGAGCCTGTCAGAGCCTTTCCGGTTCATCCAGTGAGCTAGGGCAAACCTGTTACTGAAATTGCACATCTCATTCACCCCAGGTCCACACAGCCTTTACTCCTCTGACAGGGGCAGGGACCCATCCCCTCCATCCCCGATTTTCACTCTGCCTTCTTCCTTAATGCCGAGTTAAGGAGGTGAAAGGTGGGAAATTGGTCAGGGTCCAGCCACAAACAGGAATCCCACCCAGAAGGAATTGACTCTTGTTCCATTTGCTTCCATATCCCTTCCACCGCATCCATTTCCCTGGACCTACAAACACaccacttttaaaattaaagtgacTCTCCTGGCAGACGAAGATGCACATTATTTGAGGCCATATTTTCTCTCTGCTTAAAAACAAATGAGATTACTGAAGTGTGCATTGGCATTTGTTGGAGATCATGTTTATAATATTCATGAATATGGAAATGAGAGGCCAGCTCCCAGAATCCCTCACACCAAGAACTTGCATTCTGTTCGCTGTAAGTGAAAACTTCTTCCCTTctgggtttaaaattttttactaagcagaaaacaacaacaacaacaaaaaatagcatACGGTCTCAGAAGGAAAGTGGAAGACCTGCCTAGCTCAAGCATTACACTCTTACAAATTATGCTAAAGTATTAGGACGGTATTCTAAAATACCCCATTTGTAACAGAAAAGGTCTTGCTATAAATTAGGGCTTGAATCCCTCAAATATCATTAATAACACTAGTAGTAGCATTAAATATAACACAGCATCACAACTGCTGAATGTCTGCAACGTGCCAGCTTCTGCTTTGATAATTTAAGTATTAGAGCTCCTATTAACCATAGCTCTTATAATAGTATCTTGGGTTAGAGATGCTTATtcttgttttatagataaggGGGAGGTTGAAATTCAGACAAGGCATGGAATTGAGTTAGATTTTTGCCAACTATGCAGGAAGAAAAAACTGCTGGATTGGGAAATGCTTTTCTGTCAAATGTGCAAAAGTAAAGTGGCGATGCTAGTGTCACTTGGAGAAATTTTAATATGtgaacaatgggcttcccaggtggcactagtggtaaagaactcgcctgccagtgcaggagacgcaagaaatgcaagttcagtcctgggcctggaagatgccctggaggggggcatagcaatccactccagtattcttgcctgggaaatcccatagacagaggagcctggcaggctacaatccataaggttgcaaagatcagatacaactgaagtgacttagcacacactcacgcacaTGAACAATACTCTTAGGAGGCTAAGATGGTGGTTTATATAATACAAATTCTACAAAATGCTATCAGTAAAACTTTGGTGATGAAAATCACTGAAAATTGCTATTATCCAAATATGTAGTATTGATACGATTTCTAAATATACAAGTAGAAAAACAGCTAGTATACAAAGCTAGTGAACTGGTCTTGAGGTAacgtttttcattttccttttattctgggTAACTATAATAATTAGTAAATTATTTAGTATACTATGAAGAATTAGGATAAAAAGTCCTTTTGTTACTATCTAATCCAAGAGATGAATTGTGAGCTACCCTTttcccttgtttatttttaaaaggtattgtCCAATCATGCCCTTTTATTTTATgcccactttaaaaaatttttaaagaaacgtCCTAAAAGAAGTGTTCCATCTCACACTTCTTTAGGTCTTGCATTTCAATGCCATGTGCTGTTAGTTGCTCCGAGAACTGGACAGTCATTTTCTCCATCCCTGGTGCCAGGCGCTCACTTTCTGCGGAAGCAGTACCCACAGGaccagggaggcaggagaggaggagtCACTGTGGCTTTCCAAGGAGtgtctcctcttttctctctgagaGAAATACTCAGGAGGGCAGGTTCTTCCCCAGTCTGGCCCCTTCTTGCTTTAAACCAGAATACGTGAGCAGGTTCCTGGGTTATAAGCGTGCCCTTGGGACACTGAGGTGATAAACCCGGGTAGGATGATGGCAGGATGAGAAGGTGGGAAGATGGTCCTTTGTGACCCCCTCAGGTCACGCCATCAGACTCCACACTTCCCAGGCGACTTATGGCATGAACTATTAAGTTGGTGCAAAAGTGTGGTTTTTGCTtcgttgaactttgccatttgatactggaatacattcttaaatgtggttatgttatatatcattttaatgctCATTTCTTGCTTCATGTTTTTGGAAAATGAATGATTACTTGCTGCttactttatatgtattttagactatggaaatgatgctagacaaaaaacaaatttgagtgattttcttatttgagttcaaaatggtccaaaaagcagcagagacaacttgcaacatcgacaatgcatttggcccaggaactgctaacaaatgtaCAATGCAgcggtggttcaagaagttttgcaaaggagacgagagccttgaagatgagaaaCGTAGTGGCatgccatcagaagttgacaatgaccaactgagagcCATCCTAAAAGCTGATCAGAGGCTGACAATGACAAACTGCTAGcatcatcgaagctgatcctcttacaactatatGAGGAGGTGCCCAAGAACTCAACGTCAACCATCCTATGGTCATTTGGCATCTGAAGCAAGTTGGAAAGGTAGAAAAGTTTGGTAAGTGGgtacctcatgagctgaccacaaataaaaagaaatcgtCGTTTTgaaatgtcatcttctcttaGTTTATTCATCAACAACGgaccatttctcaatcagattgtgacGTGTGATGAAAACTGGACTTTATAATGACAACCAGTTCAGTGGTTGGACCTAGAAAAAGCTCCATAGCACTTCCAAAAGCCAAACTTGACCCAAAAAAGGGGTCAGGGTCACTGTTTTGTGGTCTGCTACCCATCTGACCCACTACAACTTCCTGAATCCCAGTGAAAACATCACAtctctgagaagtatgctcagcaaatcagtgAGATACACCCAAAACTACAAaactgcagccagcattggtcaacagaaaggccCCAATTCTTCACCACAACAATGCCCTaccacaaccaacacttcaaaagttaaacaagttgggctatgaagttttgcctcatgaaccatattcacctgacctctccccGACCAAATACCACTTCTTCAAGTATCTCAACAATTTTTTGCAGGGGCAATGCTTCCACAAGCAGCAGGACAcagaaatgctttccaagagtctgTTGAAACCTGAagtacagatttttatgctacgggattaaacaaacttatttcttgttggcaagaatgtgttgattgtaatggctcctattttgattaatcaCGATATGTTTgaacctagttataatgatttaaaattcaagcTCTGAAACcataattacttttgcaccaacctaatacccAGAGGCGGCTGTGAGGGGTATTCCGTTCCTTTTCCTGCGCCAGGACACTCCTTGGGAAGAAGGGCATGCTTCCCAGTCTTCCAGGAGCAAGTCCTCCAGGGCTCAAGGAAGAAAAGGACACGCTGGCTGAGTGACGGGGGGGATCTGAGATGCGGATTCTAACTCCCAGATTGAGTCTAAAAATGTGCGAGAGGGAGGCCCCTTCCCAAGAGAAACAACCAAACCAACTCACGAGGAGAGCCGGCCAGAGCTTGGAGACCCAGACACGGGGGcggagcgggggcggggctgggagcTCAGACCCCGCCCCCGGAAGCCTACAGCGCTTCCCCGCCCGCGCTAAGGTCTCACAGACACACGCACGCCGGAATGCACGCACGCACGTTGGGGGCTGAACCGGTAGCAGTACGCAGGCGCACACGGGCCGCGCGCTTTTCGGAAGCCTCAGGTCGGCGGGCTTGGGAGGCTAAGGCCGCGGTGGGGCGCGGGGCCGGGAAGGCTGAAGAGCGAGTGGCTCCACGTGCGGGCAGGCCGACCCGGGAGTGTGGTGTCGCGGCTGGTAAGGCTCCGGCAGCGGCGGGTCTGGAGCCGGCCTCTGGGGAGGCGGTGTCCCGGGGGCCGGGCGGGCGGCGCTCTCCGGAGGCTCCGCGGGGAGAGGCGGGGCGAGGCCTGGGGCCAGAAGGGAGGGCCTGCACCTGAGGTCAGGGCCAGCGGGCAGTGGGCGGTCCCTCCCAGTGAGCGCCGCAGGCTCCGCCATCCGCAGCCGGGTCAGCGCGGTAACCCGTCCCCGGGGGCGCTCTTCTGGGTGCAGGGGGAGGGTCGGTGAGGTGGGAAGCACCTACTGTCTGGACCAACACCGCATCCTACAACAGGCAGGGAAAACCCCAGAAGATGGGACTGCAGCTCATACATCACTGCCGAGTAACCGTTGTAGAGATCTAGGAAGTGGTGCCCGGGGCCAGGCTGTGCAGCTGAGGGGCGCTGGCCAAGCCGTCTTTGGTTTGTGTGTCCGTAGTCCTTGGGTGAATGATTGTgttgaaaggaaaaaggaagacttGAGAGGTGAATGTTGAAGAAATCGGAAAGGGTGGAAAGGAAAGAGCAGGGTATTGGGGACAGTGATTAGAACGCTGAGCCTTTGGAAGAATCCCAGGGTTGCAGACGATAGGATGGTATGACGCTGTGGGAAAGGAATAGGATGTTCATGGTAACAGGAAAGTGGGTTGTAAGTGACTTCCAAGTCACCTCTCCTGCAATTTCTCATTTCTGGTATAGATTAACGGGATTAAAATAGGGTAAAATGGAATAGTGGGAAGAGGGATAAATTGTCACGAGATGTCAGTTCTAGTTTTGACTTTATAGCTGTAAGCAAATTAGGATCTCTCTGAgtgttaagtttattttttttttcaaaaatattacagAGGTTTATGAACGGCTACTTACAATATGACTGATTCTTTGTTAGGGTTCATGGGAGAAAGCTATATTAAGCATGGCTCTTGCACCAAAATAACCTGCTGATTATTAAGCTATGTTTACAGGTAATTTTGaaggtaaaatttaaaatacataaagttcTTGGTTTTTACTTTACTGCAGTACCCTTAGGGAGCTTCAACATTTTCTTACACATTTTTCTTGTGGATTGTCAGGTAAATTCTACACATCCACCAACATTCATCTATACATTCATCGACAgttctgtaaaaataattttaatttaatgtaagGAGGCATATAAGACTAACATGAGGGGAAAAAGATCTAAAATAAAGCACTTTACTACCCACTCGTTCTCATGTTTCATCACAACAGCTTCAGTTTTTAAAGCATCCTGTGAAACTGGGAAATTGTGAGAGATTCTGGGGCATCCTGTTTTAAGCGCTCATCTACCTGTTCCCAACCCTTGGAACGTTTAGTGTGTGATAATTGTGCGTGCTTGTTATCTGTGACCTTTGGTGGCACTGTGAAGGGGCATTTTGTCAATGGTAAAGTGCATATGAACTGCAGTGAAACTGCTCATGTGTGAATTCTGGCACCATtgctcactggctgtgtgacctcagcttAAGTTTCTGAACTCTCAGCCTCAGTATCTGCATTTGTGCAGTAAAGAGACTAATAGTAACTTTCAGgtattttcatattcattattTGACTTGATTCTCACAATGatttctctcattttacagataaaactgAAGGCCCAGCAATAGGAAGAAGCCAGCATGACATTGTTCCTCTGATTGTCCTTAGAGACCAGATTTATACCCTTCTGCTTGACttggtttgttttgctttactTGTCTCTAGTTCCATTGTTTTCCATGTTGCCGCCACTGTCTTTGATCTTCCTGCATTTAATGTTTGTGGTGGTTCTGGGGAGAGTGACCTATTAACTGACTAAGCCCAGGGCCCTGACAGGACCCAAGACTTTCCAGAGGCTGGTCCTCAGAATGCCCAGCCACCTTTGGTCACTACCACCACCCTCTAAACCTTGTGAATGTTTTTCCTATTCACAGGGAAAATTGTTATATAACTAAAACAGTTcaagccatcagttcagttcagttcagtcgctcagtcatgtccgactctttgagaccccatgaatcgcagcgcatcaggcctccctgtccatcaccaagtcctggagtttactcagcctcatgtccatcgagtcagtgatgccataacAGAGCATTATTAACTCTTTAATCTTTTATATCTTGAGTGTTTGAAAGCTATGGTTAAATAGATGTTTCCACTATAAACAGCCTTTCCTTATAAatttactttataaataaaaagtcCAGTGTGCCTTCCTTAAGACGggcaaagattttaaaagtatgtttaaaGTGTTATGTCTTTGCTTCCTTctaaactgaatttttttcacctttgttGGTAGAGCCTCTAAAATGCAGGCCTCCAGCTCCAGGTCTGTGCACCTAAGTGACTGGCAGAAGAATTACTTTGTGCTTACATCTGGCACGTGTACACCAGGACAGAAGGCAGATGCCTACCGAGCACAGATACTCCACATTCAGTATGCATGGGCAAACTCTGATATCTCCCAGGTCTGTGCTGCTACACTGTTCAGGAAATACGCAGAGAAATATTCTGCAGTTATCGATTCTGACAATGTTGAAACTGGCTTGAATAACTATGCAGAAAGCATTTTAACTCTTGCAAGATCTCAGCAAACAGACAGTGACAAATGGAAGTCTGGATTGTCAATAAATAATGTGTTCAAACTGAGCAATGTGCAGGAGATGATGCGTGCTGGCAAGAAATCCAAAGACTCTCTGTTGGCACCTGCTGATGCATCACTGGTCATCCACAAAGAGGCCACTGTCTCCGACCTTCCTGCATTTAGCGTTTGTGGTGGTTCTGGGGAGAGCGACCTGTTGACTGACTCAGCCCATGGTGCTGACAGGACTCAAGAGTTTCCGGAGGGTGGTCCTTTGAAGTGCCCTCAGAGTGCCCAGCTGCCTCTAGTCACTAACACCACTAAGACGTGTCCTGTAGCCTCAGCGCCTTTTGGTGAGTCAGCCCCTGCAAAGTTCCATGCCAGACCATTGTTTGGGAatgtcaaaaaggaaaataacagctTTCTCAAAGGCAACATAGGACCAAATGTGTTCTCATCTAATCagccttgttttccttccttctgtgaaAATGCACGGGACAGAAAAGCTTTTTATGGTGCCGGCACCATCGATGCACTTTCCACCCCAGCACTGAATAAGGCTTGTAGTAAAACAGAAGATAATGGCCAAAGAGGGGAGAGCAGCCTGCCTGCTTTTAAAACTGCAAAGGAACAGTTATGGGTAGATCAGCAGAAAAAGTACCACCAGCCCCAGCGTGCATCAGGGTCTTCATATGGCGGAGTGAAAAAGTCTCTGGGGGCTGGTAGATCTCGAGGGATATTTGGAAAGTTTGTTCCTCCTATACCTAAGCAAGATGGGGGAGATCCAGGTGGGGGGATGCAGTATAAGCCTCAGGGTGCAGGTGCTGCAGACCCAGCACATCCCATGGACGAGCGTCTGAAGAACTTGGAGCCCAGAATGATTGAACTTATTATGAATGAGATTATGGATCAGGGACCTCCAGTAAATTGGGAAGATATTGCAGGCGTGGAATTTGCCAAGGCCACGATAAAGGAGATCGTTGTGTGGCCCATGTTGCGGCCAGACATCTTCACTGGCCTACGAGGACCCCCTAAAGGCATTCTGCTCTTTGGTCCTCCTGGCACTGGTAAGACTCTGATTGGCAAGTGCATTGCTAGTCAGGCTGGGGCAACGTTTTTCAGTATCTCTGCTTCCTCCTTGACTTCCAAGTGGGTGGGTGAGGGGGAGAAAATGGTCCGTGCATTGTTTGCTGTAGCAAGATGTCAGCAACCAGCTGTGATATTTATTGATGAAATTGATTCCCTGTTATCTCAACGTGGAGATGGTGAGCACGAATCTTCTAGAAGGATAAAAACCGAATTTCTAGTTCAGTTAGATGGGGCAGCCACATCTTCTGAGGACCGTATTCTAGTGGTGGGAGCGACCAACCGGCCACAAGAAATTGATGAGGCTGCCCGGAGAAGGCTGGTGAAAAGGCTGTATATTCCCCTCCCAGAAGCTTCAGCCAGAAAACAGATAGTAGTTAATCTGATGTCTAAGGAGCAGTGCTGCCTCAGTGAGGAGGAGCTTGCGCTGGTGGTGCAGCATTCTGACGGGTTCTCCGGGGCAGACATGACTCAGCTGTGCCGGGAGGCGTCTCTGGGTCCTATTCGCAGTTTGCAGGCTGCTGACATTGCCACCATAACGCCTGATCAAGTTCGCCCAATAACTTACAGTGACTTTGAAAATGCTTTCAAAACTGTGCGACCTAGTGTATCTCCGGAAGATTTAGAGCTTTATGAAAACTGGAACAGGACTTTTGGTTGTGGAAAATAAATGGGACACTTAGGATGGCATCTTTGTAGTCTTGTCTTTCCACTTTTTATTATAGCAAGGAAATTAATGAATTGTTTGTGAAATGTATATTCTGAATTTGTAcctcaaaataaaatagaataactaTATGTTAACTTTTACAATTGATTGACTTAGACTATATTAATATAAgctcaattttcattccagttgtTTCCTGATATTTAAGCCTATACATACAAGATAGGAAtgcactttttttgttttgttgctgagAGGTCTTTTCAGGGTGTATACTGTGATGAATAGTAAGCTCaaacagaaacttttaaaaaattgtgatttgTGCATGAGGATGTATCTGACTTCCATGCATGTTTTATTGAAGAAAGTTTCTTGTGAGGATCACATGCTTAGTGTTGGCTAGTATAGTGGTTTACATTAGAAACTGAGTGCTGTTTACTGTTGTTTAGTGATCTCAACCAAAGCTATAGTAAAAGTGCCAGTTTTTACTTTGTTCTGGCATGTAACCTCTTATGGTTTCCTTCCTTTATCAAGACTGAACATGTTCAGAAATAGGTGAATGTAGTATCAGAGGCATCCacagaagagaaaggggaagaatgGGTTTTTCCAGGGGGGTAGGTGATGTttgcaattaatattttatttgacacTACTTTATAGCCTGTAGGGTTTGTCtcattcaaaaatgtttttaggTTTTTCAAATACACt
Proteins encoded:
- the FIGNL1 gene encoding fidgetin-like protein 1, yielding MQASSSRSVHLSDWQKNYFVLTSGTCTPGQKADAYRAQILHIQYAWANSDISQVCAATLFRKYAEKYSAVIDSDNVETGLNNYAESILTLARSQQTDSDKWKSGLSINNVFKLSNVQEMMRAGKKSKDSLLAPADASLVIHKEATVSDLPAFSVCGGSGESDLLTDSAHGADRTQEFPEGGPLKCPQSAQLPLVTNTTKTCPVASAPFGESAPAKFHARPLFGNVKKENNSFLKGNIGPNVFSSNQPCFPSFCENARDRKAFYGAGTIDALSTPALNKACSKTEDNGQRGESSLPAFKTAKEQLWVDQQKKYHQPQRASGSSYGGVKKSLGAGRSRGIFGKFVPPIPKQDGGDPGGGMQYKPQGAGAADPAHPMDERLKNLEPRMIELIMNEIMDQGPPVNWEDIAGVEFAKATIKEIVVWPMLRPDIFTGLRGPPKGILLFGPPGTGKTLIGKCIASQAGATFFSISASSLTSKWVGEGEKMVRALFAVARCQQPAVIFIDEIDSLLSQRGDGEHESSRRIKTEFLVQLDGAATSSEDRILVVGATNRPQEIDEAARRRLVKRLYIPLPEASARKQIVVNLMSKEQCCLSEEELALVVQHSDGFSGADMTQLCREASLGPIRSLQAADIATITPDQVRPITYSDFENAFKTVRPSVSPEDLELYENWNRTFGCGK